One genomic window of Pseudomonas chlororaphis subsp. piscium includes the following:
- a CDS encoding DUF485 domain-containing protein produces the protein MNDSIYLSIQNSSRFKELVSKRERFAWILSAIMLGLYSGFILLIAYGPHVLGAKLSPESSITWGIPIGVGLIVAAFVLTGIYVRRANGEFDDLNNAILKEAQQ, from the coding sequence ATGAACGACAGCATTTACCTCTCGATTCAAAACAGCTCGCGTTTCAAGGAGCTGGTCAGCAAGCGCGAACGATTCGCCTGGATACTGTCGGCGATCATGCTCGGGCTTTATTCGGGCTTCATCCTGCTGATTGCCTACGGACCCCATGTACTGGGGGCAAAACTCAGTCCTGAATCATCCATCACCTGGGGCATTCCCATTGGTGTCGGGTTGATTGTCGCGGCCTTTGTCCTGACCGGTATCTACGTGCGACGCGCCAACGGCGAATTCGACGACCTGAACAATGCGATTCTCAAGGAGGCTCAGCAATGA
- the sdhD gene encoding succinate dehydrogenase, hydrophobic membrane anchor protein yields MVTNVTNLSRSGLYDWMAQRVSAVVLAAYFIFLIGYLVANPGLGYEQWHALFSNNWMRIFSLLAMVALGAHAWVGMWTISTDYLTPMALGKSATAVRFLFQAVCGVAMFAYFVWGVQILWGI; encoded by the coding sequence ATGGTAACTAACGTCACGAACCTGTCGCGTTCGGGCCTCTATGACTGGATGGCACAACGTGTGTCTGCGGTCGTTCTCGCGGCTTATTTCATCTTCCTGATCGGATACCTCGTTGCGAACCCGGGCCTTGGCTACGAGCAATGGCACGCACTGTTCTCCAACAACTGGATGCGTATCTTCAGCCTGCTGGCCATGGTTGCTCTGGGCGCTCACGCCTGGGTCGGCATGTGGACCATTTCGACCGACTACCTGACGCCGATGGCGCTGGGCAAATCGGCGACTGCAGTACGTTTCCTTTTCCAGGCAGTATGCGGCGTTGCAATGTTCGCCTACTTCGTCTGGGGTGTGCAGATTCTCTGGGGTATCTGA
- the gltA gene encoding citrate synthase, translating to MADKKAQLIIEGAAPVELPILTGTVGPDVIDVRGLTATGRFTFDPGFMSTASCESKITYIDGDNGILLHRGYPIEQLAEKSDYLETCYLLLNGELPTAEQKAQFVSNVKNHTMVHEQLKTFFNGFRRDAHPMAVMCGVVGALSAFYHDSLDINNPQHREISAIRLVAKMPTLAAMVYKYSMGQPMMYPRNDLSYAENFLHMMFNTPCEIKPISPVLAKAMDRIFILHADHEQNASTSTVRLAGSSGANPFACIAAGIAALWGPAHGGANEAVLTMLDEIGDVSNIDKFIAKAKDKSDPFKLMGFGHRVYKNRDPRATVMKQTCDEVLKELGIKHDKQLELAMRLEEIALTDPYFIERSLYPNVDFYSGIILKAIGIPTSMFTVIFALARTVGWISHWKEMLSSPYKIGRPRQLYTGYESRDITKLEDRK from the coding sequence ATGGCTGACAAAAAAGCGCAGTTGATCATCGAGGGCGCAGCCCCCGTCGAGCTGCCCATTTTAACCGGCACCGTTGGTCCCGATGTAATCGATGTTCGGGGCTTGACGGCCACGGGCCGCTTCACCTTTGACCCGGGTTTCATGTCGACCGCCTCCTGCGAGTCGAAAATCACCTATATCGACGGCGACAACGGCATTCTGTTGCACCGCGGCTACCCGATCGAACAGTTGGCTGAAAAGTCGGACTACCTGGAAACCTGCTACCTGCTGCTCAACGGCGAGCTGCCGACCGCAGAACAGAAGGCCCAGTTCGTCAGCAACGTGAAGAACCACACCATGGTTCACGAGCAGTTGAAGACCTTCTTCAACGGCTTCCGTCGCGACGCCCACCCGATGGCCGTCATGTGCGGCGTAGTCGGCGCCCTCTCGGCCTTCTACCACGACTCCCTGGACATCAATAACCCGCAGCATCGCGAAATCTCCGCGATCCGCCTGGTTGCCAAGATGCCGACCCTGGCCGCGATGGTTTACAAGTACTCCATGGGCCAACCCATGATGTACCCGCGCAACGACCTGTCGTACGCGGAAAACTTCCTGCACATGATGTTCAACACCCCGTGCGAGATCAAACCGATCAGCCCGGTGCTGGCCAAGGCAATGGACCGGATCTTCATCCTCCATGCCGACCACGAGCAGAACGCATCGACCTCCACCGTACGCCTGGCGGGCTCCTCGGGTGCCAACCCGTTCGCCTGTATCGCTGCCGGCATCGCCGCACTCTGGGGCCCGGCTCACGGCGGCGCCAACGAAGCGGTACTGACCATGCTCGACGAAATTGGCGATGTCTCGAACATCGACAAGTTCATCGCCAAGGCCAAGGACAAGAGCGATCCGTTCAAGCTGATGGGCTTCGGTCACCGCGTCTACAAGAACCGCGACCCACGCGCCACCGTCATGAAGCAGACCTGCGACGAAGTACTGAAAGAGCTGGGCATCAAGCACGACAAACAACTCGAACTGGCCATGCGCCTGGAAGAGATCGCCCTGACCGACCCGTACTTCATCGAACGCTCGCTGTACCCGAACGTCGACTTCTACTCGGGGATCATCCTCAAGGCCATCGGCATTCCGACCAGCATGTTCACCGTGATCTTCGCCCTGGCGCGTACCGTCGGCTGGATCTCGCACTGGAAAGAAATGCTCTCCAGCCCTTACAAGATCGGCCGTCCTCGCCAGCTGTACACCGGCTACGAGTCGCGCGACATCACCAAGCTGGAAGATCGCAAGTAA
- a CDS encoding cation acetate symporter: MIRRLLAFFSVAAFAPSLWAADALTGEVHKQPLNVSAIIMFVLFVGATLCITYWASKRNKSAADYYAAGGKITGFQNGLAIAGDYMSAASFLGISALVFTSGYDGLIYSIGFLVGWPIILFLVAERLRNLGKYTFADVASYRLGQTQIRSLSACGSLVVVAFYLIAQMVGAGKLIQLLFGLDYHVAVILVGILMVLYVLFGGMLATTWVQIIKAVLLLSGASFMALMVMKHVNFDFNMLFSEATKVHPKGEAIMSPGGLVKDPISAFSLGLALMFGTAGLPHILMRFFTVSDAKEARKSVLYATGFIGYFYILTFIIGFGAILLVSTNPAFKDAAGALLGGNNMAAVHLANAVGGSVFLGFISAVAFATILAVVAGLTLAGASAVSHDLYASVIKKGKANEKDEIRVSKITTVCLGVLAIALGILFESQNIAFMVGLAFSIAASCNFPVLLLSMYWKKLTTRGAMIGGWLGLVSAVGLMILGPTIWVQIMGHEKAIFPYEYPALFSMVIAFIGIWFFSITDKSTAADNERALFFPQFVRSQTGLGASGAVSH, translated from the coding sequence ATGATCCGGCGTCTATTGGCTTTTTTTAGCGTCGCGGCCTTTGCTCCAAGTCTCTGGGCGGCCGACGCCCTGACCGGCGAAGTACATAAACAACCCCTCAATGTCTCTGCGATCATCATGTTCGTGCTGTTCGTCGGGGCCACCCTGTGCATCACCTACTGGGCCTCCAAACGCAACAAGTCGGCGGCCGACTACTATGCCGCGGGCGGCAAGATCACCGGTTTCCAGAATGGTCTGGCGATTGCCGGTGACTACATGTCGGCGGCGTCCTTCCTGGGGATTTCCGCCCTGGTGTTCACCTCCGGCTACGACGGCCTGATCTATTCGATCGGCTTCCTGGTGGGCTGGCCGATCATTCTGTTCCTGGTCGCCGAGCGCCTGCGCAACCTGGGCAAGTACACCTTTGCCGACGTGGCGTCCTATCGCCTCGGGCAGACCCAGATCCGCTCGCTGTCGGCCTGCGGTTCGCTGGTGGTGGTAGCCTTCTACCTGATCGCGCAAATGGTTGGTGCCGGCAAGCTGATCCAGCTGCTGTTCGGCCTCGATTACCATGTGGCGGTGATCCTGGTGGGTATCCTGATGGTGCTGTACGTGCTGTTCGGCGGCATGCTGGCGACCACCTGGGTACAGATCATCAAGGCGGTCCTGCTGCTGTCCGGCGCCTCGTTCATGGCGCTGATGGTCATGAAGCATGTCAACTTCGACTTCAACATGCTGTTCTCCGAAGCCACCAAGGTTCACCCCAAAGGTGAAGCGATCATGAGCCCGGGCGGCCTGGTGAAGGATCCGATCTCGGCGTTCTCCCTCGGCCTGGCGCTGATGTTCGGTACTGCGGGCCTGCCGCACATCCTGATGCGCTTCTTCACCGTGAGCGACGCCAAGGAAGCGCGCAAGAGTGTGCTGTATGCCACCGGCTTCATCGGCTACTTCTACATCCTGACCTTCATCATCGGTTTTGGCGCGATCCTCCTGGTCAGCACCAACCCGGCGTTCAAGGACGCGGCGGGCGCTCTGCTCGGCGGCAACAACATGGCGGCGGTGCACCTGGCCAATGCCGTGGGCGGCAGTGTGTTCCTCGGCTTCATCTCGGCAGTGGCGTTCGCCACTATCCTGGCGGTGGTGGCTGGCCTGACCCTGGCCGGTGCCTCGGCGGTTTCCCACGACCTGTACGCCAGCGTGATCAAGAAGGGCAAGGCCAACGAGAAGGATGAAATCCGCGTCTCGAAGATCACCACCGTGTGCCTGGGTGTGCTGGCGATTGCCCTGGGCATCCTGTTCGAGAGCCAGAACATCGCGTTCATGGTCGGCCTGGCGTTCTCCATCGCGGCGAGCTGCAACTTCCCGGTACTGCTGCTTTCCATGTACTGGAAGAAACTCACCACCCGCGGCGCCATGATTGGCGGCTGGCTGGGCCTGGTCAGTGCCGTTGGCCTGATGATCCTCGGCCCGACCATCTGGGTGCAGATCATGGGGCATGAGAAAGCCATCTTCCCTTACGAGTACCCGGCGCTGTTCTCGATGGTCATTGCCTTTATCGGGATCTGGTTCTTCTCCATCACCGACAAGTCCACTGCGGCTGACAATGAGCGGGCGCTGTTCTTCCCGCAATTCGTACGCTCGCAGACCGGCCTGGGCGCCAGCGGAGCGGTATCGCACTAA
- the sdhC gene encoding succinate dehydrogenase, cytochrome b556 subunit, with protein MKKAVNSQRPVNLDLRTIKLPVTAYTSILHRISGVILFVSLAIMLYALDKSLSSEEGFGEVKACLTSPLAKLVIWGILSALLYHLVAGVRHLIMDMGIGETLEGGKLGSKIVIAVSVVVIVLAGVWIW; from the coding sequence GTGAAAAAAGCCGTGAATAGCCAACGACCTGTAAACCTAGACCTAAGGACCATCAAACTCCCAGTCACTGCTTACACGTCCATCCTTCACCGTATTTCCGGTGTCATCCTCTTTGTGAGCCTTGCCATCATGCTTTATGCATTGGACAAGTCGCTCAGCTCCGAGGAAGGCTTCGGCGAGGTGAAAGCGTGTCTGACCAGTCCGCTAGCCAAGCTAGTGATTTGGGGCATCCTGTCCGCCTTGCTGTATCACTTGGTTGCCGGTGTGCGCCATTTGATCATGGACATGGGCATCGGTGAGACGCTGGAAGGCGGCAAGCTGGGCTCTAAAATCGTTATCGCCGTATCCGTGGTGGTAATCGTTCTGGCAGGAGTTTGGATATGGTAA